One genomic window of Sphingobacterium oryzagri includes the following:
- a CDS encoding helix-turn-helix domain-containing protein encodes MKKQRVYPNQFSDFPTLAMDRFTPVDSGNSPLLFHLLRGEQHIESAHKHDFFIIMLVKKGSGVHSVDFTDYTVRKNQLHVVLSHQVHQWHFSGDSLIYQLMLSRKLFAQLSPWYRLPISHQQQRAVFDIPEKLVDTLVHEFQAIQDELQLKPTYDELIYLRCQIIGLTMSRFMEHEEKEHNNIQRHPVVSKFIQLVEDNYRTARAVSFYAAKLHISANYLNVLCKKYTAWSASKIIQDRILLEAKRLLKISDRSAKQIAYDLGFYDHASFSNFFKSQTGVSPIDFRRQT; translated from the coding sequence ATGAAAAAACAACGTGTATACCCAAATCAATTTTCCGATTTTCCAACGCTCGCGATGGATCGCTTTACCCCCGTTGACAGCGGTAATAGCCCATTACTTTTTCACCTGCTGCGTGGCGAGCAACATATTGAAAGCGCCCATAAGCACGATTTTTTCATTATCATGCTCGTCAAAAAAGGAAGTGGTGTGCATTCGGTAGATTTTACCGACTATACCGTTCGCAAAAATCAACTTCACGTGGTTTTATCTCATCAGGTACACCAATGGCACTTTTCAGGCGACAGCTTAATTTACCAATTGATGCTCAGTCGGAAATTATTTGCACAACTGTCACCTTGGTATCGTCTCCCCATAAGTCATCAGCAGCAGCGCGCCGTTTTTGATATTCCCGAAAAACTTGTCGACACATTAGTACACGAATTTCAAGCCATCCAAGATGAACTGCAGCTTAAGCCGACCTACGACGAACTGATTTACCTGCGTTGCCAAATTATCGGTCTGACAATGAGCCGTTTTATGGAACACGAAGAAAAGGAGCATAACAACATACAGCGTCACCCTGTGGTGAGCAAGTTTATCCAACTGGTGGAAGATAACTATCGTACAGCACGGGCAGTATCTTTCTATGCAGCGAAGTTGCATATTTCAGCAAACTACTTAAATGTCTTGTGCAAAAAATATACGGCCTGGTCTGCATCTAAAATTATACAAGACCGCATCCTGCTGGAAGCAAAGAGGCTGTTAAAAATTTCGGATCGAAGCGCGAAACAAATAGCCTATGACTTGGGTTTTTACGATCACGCCAGCTTTTCCAATTTTTTTAAAAGTCAAACGGGTGTAAGCCCGATAGATTTTAGGCGACAAACATAA